The proteins below come from a single Triticum aestivum cultivar Chinese Spring chromosome 5D, IWGSC CS RefSeq v2.1, whole genome shotgun sequence genomic window:
- the LOC123123195 gene encoding 60S ribosomal protein L4-1: MATTARPLVSVKALDGDMATDAAGVPMPHVMKAPIRPDVITFVHRLVSCNSRQPYAVSRKAGHQTSAESWGTGRAVSRIPRVGGGGTHRAGQGAFGNMCRGGRMFAPTRIWRKWHRRVNVRLRRVAVASALAATAVPAIVTARGHRIESVPEFPLVVSDSAEGIEKTAQAIKVLKQLGAYADAEKAKQSVGIRPGKGKMRNRRYINRKGPLIVYGTEGSKIVKAFRNLPGVDVANVERLNLLDLAPGGHLGRFVIWTESAFKKLDEVYGSFEASSSKKKGFVLPRPKMTNADLGRLINSDEVQSVVKPINKEVKRREARKNPLKNAAAVLKLNPYFGTARMMAVLAEAARVKARKEKINSKRTKLSAEEASKIKAAGKAWYQTMISDSDYTEFDVFSKWLGVSQ, encoded by the exons atggccaccACCGCGCGCCCGCTCGTCTCCGTCAAGGCCCTGGACGGGGACATGGCCACCGACGCGGCCGGCGTCCCGATGCCGCACGTCATGAAGGCGCCGATCCGCCCCGACGTCATCACCTTCGTCCACAGGCTCGTCTCCTGCAACAGCCGCCAGCCCTACGCCGTCTCCCGCAAGGCCGGTCACCAGACCTCGGCCGAGTCATGGGGCACGGGCCGCGCCGTCTCGCGTATCCcgcgtgtcggcggcggcggcacccACCGCGCCGGCCAGGGAGCCTTCGGCAACATGTGCCGTGGCGGGCGCATGTTCGCGCCCACCCGGATCTGGCGCAAGTGGCACCGCCGCGTCAACGTCCGCCTCCGCCGCGTCGCCGTCGCCTCcgccctcgccgccaccgccgtcccGGCCATCGTCACCGCCCGCGGCCACCGCATCGAGTCCGTCCCCGAGTTCCCGCTCGTCGTCTCCGACTCGGCCGAGGGCATCGAGAAGACCGCCCAGGCCATCAAGGTCCTCAAGCAGCTGGGCGCCTACGCCGACGCCGAGAAGGCCAAGCAGTCCGTCGGCATCCGCCCCGGCAAGGGTAAGATGCGCAACCGCAGGTACATCAACCGCAAGGGCCCCCTCATCGTCTACGGCACCGAGGGCTCCAAGATCGTCAAGGCCTTCCGCAACCTCCCTGGTGTGGATGTTGCCAACGTCGAGCGCCTCAACCTGCTCGaccttgcccctggtggccacctcGGCCGGTTTGTGATCTGGACCGAGTCTGCCTTCAAGAAGCTGGACGAGGTGTACGGCTCCTTTGAGGCGTCTTCCTCCAAGAAGAAGGGCTTCGTTCTCCCCAGGCCCAAGATGACCAACGCTGACCTTGGCCGCCTCATCAACTCTGATGAGGTCCAGTCTGTGGTGAAGCCCATCAACAAGGAGGTCAAGCGCAGGGAGGCCAGGAAGAACCCTCTGAAGAATGCTGCTGCCGTGCTCAAGCTCAACCCCTACTTCGGGACTGCCCGCATGATGGCAGTTCTTGCTGAGGCAGCCCGTGTCAAGGCCAGGAAGGAGAAGATCAACTCCAAGAGGACCAAGCTCAGCGCG GAGGAGGCATCTAAGATCAAGGCTGCTGGGAAGGCCTGGTACCAGACCATGATCTCTGACAGCGACTACACCGAGTTCGACGTCTTCTCCAAGTGGCTTGGCGTCAGCCAGTGA